A genome region from Thiovulum sp. ES includes the following:
- a CDS encoding methionine-S-sulfoxide reductase (PFAM: Peptide methionine sulfoxide reductase~TIGRFAM: methionine-S-sulfoxide reductase), translating to MIASAFFAAGCFWGVEFLFQGVSGVKSAESGYMGGTQIAPSYEDVIYRNTGHLETVKVDYNPEEVSYEELVKFFFEIHDFTQTNGQGPDIGFQYLSGIFYQNDEEKKITENVISTLENRGFKVATKLIDGKIFYRAEDYHQNYYNKTGKTPYCHSHRKIF from the coding sequence ATGATAGCTTCGGCATTTTTCGCAGCGGGTTGTTTTTGGGGAGTTGAATTCCTATTTCAAGGTGTTTCTGGTGTCAAAAGTGCGGAAAGCGGATACATGGGCGGAACTCAAATCGCCCCAAGCTACGAAGATGTAATTTACAGAAACACTGGACATTTGGAAACTGTAAAAGTTGATTACAATCCTGAAGAGGTTTCATACGAGGAATTGGTGAAATTTTTCTTTGAAATTCATGATTTCACTCAAACAAACGGGCAAGGTCCAGACATCGGGTTTCAGTATCTTTCGGGAATTTTCTATCAAAATGACGAAGAGAAAAAAATCACGGAAAATGTGATTTCAACTTTAGAAAATCGTGGCTTTAAAGTTGCGACTAAATTGATTGACGGAAAAATTTTCTATCGAGCTGAAGATTATCACCAAAATTACTACAACAAAACTGGAAAAACCCCATATTGCCATAGCCATCGTAAAATTTTTTAA
- a CDS encoding putative component of anaerobic dehydrogenase (PFAM: Nitrate reductase delta subunit) → MNKTELAQRRSDLYSLFSRLLLQEVDLETLKYLKNSDSISDIFPNIAEWKPWFEESDLNLLNQYLNVDFTDISLLHLVPYETFYTRDDQMVETGGANPVTDFYHRFGFKVEFDEARVVSSDHIGVELEFMSKLVASELEALKNGDEVALNSIVEAQKEFFKKHLVNWVSLYLINVKYEARTPFYYDLAESTLAFILEDGENL, encoded by the coding sequence ATGAACAAAACGGAACTAGCTCAGAGACGGAGTGATTTATATTCGCTTTTTTCTCGACTTCTCCTACAAGAAGTTGATTTAGAGACTCTAAAATATCTTAAAAATTCGGATTCTATTTCTGATATTTTTCCAAATATTGCGGAGTGGAAACCTTGGTTTGAAGAGAGTGATTTAAATCTTTTAAATCAATATTTAAATGTTGATTTTACAGATATTTCGCTACTTCACCTTGTGCCATATGAAACTTTTTATACTCGAGATGATCAAATGGTGGAAACTGGCGGGGCAAATCCCGTTACAGATTTTTATCACCGTTTTGGATTTAAAGTTGAGTTTGATGAAGCTCGGGTTGTCTCTTCGGATCACATCGGAGTCGAACTTGAATTTATGTCAAAACTTGTAGCTTCGGAATTAGAAGCACTGAAAAATGGCGATGAGGTCGCACTAAATTCAATTGTGGAAGCACAAAAAGAGTTTTTCAAAAAACATCTTGTAAATTGGGTTAGCTTATATTTGATAAATGTGAAATATGAAGCTCGAACTCCTTTTTATTACGATTTGGCGGAAAGCACACTCGCTTTTATTCTTGAAGATGGAGAGAATTTATGA